From Solea solea chromosome 20, fSolSol10.1, whole genome shotgun sequence, one genomic window encodes:
- the ubap2l gene encoding ubiquitin-associated protein 2-like isoform X3 — translation MMTSMGGNRARGSWEQTQGQTQNQTQHKQRPQATAEQIRLAQMISDHNDADFEEKVKQLIDITGKDQDESMIALHDCNGDVNRAINVLLEGSPDTDSWEMVGKKKGVSGQKETSQAETGEEGKENREKGGEKDVARRRGGAPRKGRGASRGREFRGQENGLDGSKAGVAGKGAERGRRGRGRGRGTVGMAGRRGGRFSAQGMGTFNPADYAEPAQTEENYGGGSTWNNTGSMEPEESARLDYPAGEGTNYPPKFDSAPGAWRTATEEWGTEDWNEDLSETKIFTASSVASLPLPQENVTITKGQRIDLAVLLGKTPPSSSEAENPPMEATQPPSLSQSLVFSNSKQGPSLSQTSSSTPYTQHNMVSMLSKGFGDVGDQKGGSTGTTGSQFLEQYKTAQALAQLAAQHSQTGPPNTTPSSWDTSATSLGQYEMKTQPESVVHSPFMKRQPYQATTSTSSMLDVFLQDKGLPSSSSSSLPQQTSSSPHVVPPPASSLPKITAGTLGQQVSPSSSDAQGSSPLPLQQHKLKQQKKRTSITTKIPAMAVEMPGSTDISGLNLQFGALQFGSEPVLPEYESTPATTTQGNQVQNSLYTSPSSESTPGLSNSSQMDLYDQRAPQTRRYPPSVSSSPQKDMQAKNGFSSIQVTQSVEAAAGSAVSVKPASDSVTQASLSSMGTLTDSGAGPASLLNASNQTSLSALGHGEDLPPSTIPPPQHNNSHPSQQNSLGPSSVRTANSSLLHPSVDGDSSLHSYPSSVSAVPSSSVPSSSSVATAAQVSLGVPQASSVGSATVSAPSGLCAVSGLAMGLNAASMGAPPAAATSVSVSTTASTIPSSANSSRSSAASSGKAPPNLPPGVPPLLPNPYIMAPGLLHAYPPQVYGYDDLQMLQTRIPLDYYSIPFATPTTALTGREGNLANNPYSGDLSKFGRGDASSPAPATTLAQTQQNQTQTHHTTQQTFLNPALPPGYSYTSLPYYTGMPGLPNTYQYGPAVFPVAPTSSKQHGVNVGVNASATPFQQASGYGSHGYSTGYEDVGQASGSGDFCKGGYGTAVAAAASAQNKPANSVTGPGVGVSVTSSNTGVPDISGSVYTKTQQSFEKQGFHAGTPAASFSLPSALGGGGPINPPAAAGYAPAPFMHILAPHQQPHSQILHHHLQQDGQSGTGQRNQNASIQQKSQINKSAYNSYNWGAN, via the exons atgatgACGTCCATGGGCGGGAACCGAGCCCGGGGCAGCTGGGAGCAGACACAGGGCCAGACACAGAACCAGACACAGCACAAGCAAAGGCCTCAG GCCACTGCAGAGCAAATCAGACTTGCGCAGATGATTTCAGACCACAATGATGCAGACTTTGAAGAGAAGGTCAAACAG CTGATCGACATTACAGGCAAAGACCAAGACGAGTCCATGATCGCACTGCATGATTGCAATGGGGATGTCAACAGAGCCATTAATGTGTTGCTGGAGGGTAGCCCAGACACT GACTCTTGGGAAATGGTGGGGAAGAAGAAAGGAGTGTCCGGCCAGAAGGAGACGAGCCAAGCGGAAACcggagaagaaggaaaagagaacagggagaaaggaggagagaaagatgtTGCACGTCGTCGAGGTGGAGCTCCACGCAAGGGCCGTGGAGCCAGCAGGGGTAGAGAGT ttcgAGGTCAGGAAAATGGTTTGGATGGCAGCAAGGCAGGAGTAGCAGGAAAAGGTGCAGAGCGAGGCCGGAGGggaagaggcagaggaagagggaCTGTGG GAATGGCAGGACGGCGAGGAGGCAGATTTTCAGCGCAGGGCATGGG AACATTCAACCCTGCTGATTATGCAGAGCCAGCCCAGACAGAAGAAAACTATGGAGGGGGCAGCACCTGGAACAACACGGGAAGCATGGAGCCGGAGGAGTCGGCTA GGTTGGACTACCCTGCAGGAGAAGGAACAAATTACCCACCCAAGTTCGACTCTGCTCCTG GTGCCTGGAGGACTGCTACAGAGGAGTGGGGTACTGAAGACTGGAATGAAGAT CTTTCAGAGACTAAGATATTCACAGCTTCCAGTGTGGCATCCTTGCCTCTGCCTCAAGAGAATGTTACCATCACCAAAGGACAGAG GATTGACCTTGCCGTGCTCCTGGGAAAAACTCCCCCATCCTCCTCAGAGGCAGAAAATCCCCCAATGGAGGCCACCCAGCCTCCCTCTTTGTCTCAGTCACTGGTTTTTAGCAATTCCAAACAAGGGCCGTCACTCTCCCAAACGTCCTCCAGTACCCCCTACACCCAGCACAACATG GTCAGCATGCTGAGCAAGGGATTTGGGGATGTGGGAGACCAGAAAGGAGGAAGCACAGGGACCACTGGCTCTCAGTTTCTGGAGCAGTACAAAACAGCCCAGGCACTGGCCCAGCTGGCAGCCCAGCATTCCCAGACAGGACCTCCGAACACGACCCCTTCATCCTGGGACACCAGTGCCACCTCACTGGGACAATATG AAATGAAGACTCAGCCTGAGTCTGTGGTCCACTCGCCCTTTATGAAGCGGCAGCCTTATCAAGCCACCACCTCAACCTCATCCATGCTGGATGTGTTCCTGCAGGACAAAGGCTTGccttcttcctcatcttcttcaTTACCCCAACAAACATCATCCTCACCTCATGTGGTGCCTCCGCCTGCTTCATCCCTTCCAAAAATTACAGCAGGCACTCTAGGTCAACAAGTTTCTCCAAGTTCATCAGATGCACAGGGTTCAAGTCCattgcctttgcagcaacacaaacttaaacaacagaagaagaggaCGTCTATAACAACAAAG ATTCCAGCTATGGCAGTGGAGATGCCTGGCTCGACAGACATTTCAGGCCTCAATCTTCAGTTTGGAGCACTACAGTTTGGGTCAGAACCAGTTTTACCTGAGTATGAGTCCACCCCTGCCACCACAACGCAAGGCAACCAGGTTCAGAACAGTCTCTACACAAGCCCCAGCAG CGAGTCGACTCCGGGTCTATCCAACTCCAGCCAAATGGATCTGTACGACCAGAGAGCACCTCAGACACGGCGCTACCCTCCGTcagtctcctcctcccctcagaAGGATATGCAGGCCAAG AATGGCTTCAGTTCAATACAAGTTACGCAATCTGTGGAAG ctgcagcaggctCTGCAGTATCGGTCAAGCCCGCCTCTGATTCAGTCACGCAGGCATCTCTTTCCTCCATGGGCACTTTGACAGACAGTGGCGCAGGCCCTGCTTCCTTGTTGAATGCATCCAATCAAACATCTCTCAGCGCTCTGGGCCACGGTGAAGATTTGCCTCCAAGCACCATTCCTCCTCCCCAGCACAACAA CTCTCACCCATCACAACAGAACAGCCTTGGTCCATCTTCAGTCCGGACAGCCAACTCAAGCttactg CATCCCAGTGTAGACGGAGACTCAAGTCTCCACTCCTACCCTTCCTCCGTCTCAGCTGTGCCATCTTCATCAgtaccctcctcttcctcagtggCTACTGCTGCACAAGTGTCCCTAGGTGTGCCTCAGGCCTCCTCGGTGGGCTCTGCCACAGTTTCAGCCCCGTCTGGCCTCTGCGCCGTCAGCGGTCTGGCCATGGGCCTCAACGCTGCCTCCATGGGTGCTCCACCTGCAGCAGCCACCTCAGTTTCAGTCTCCACTACGGCTTCAACCATTCCTTCTTCAGCCAACTCCTCACGCAGCTCTGCAGCATCCTCAG GGAAAGCACCTCCAAACCTGCCACCTGGAGTGCCCCCTCTACTGCCCAACCCGTACATCATGGCCCCAGGATTACTGCACGCCTACCCT CCTCAGGTGTATGGTTATGATGACTTGCAGATGCTTCAGACAAGGATACCGCTG GATTATTACAGCATCCCCTTTGCAACTCCCACAACAGCATTGACTGGCAGAGAGGGGAATCTGGCGAACAACCCTTATTCTG GTGATTTATCAAAGTTTGGTCGAGGTGATGCATCATCGCCGGCTCCAGCCACCACATTAGCTCAGACtcaacagaaccagactcagacgCATCACACCACACAGCAGACTTTCCTCAACCCGGCGTTGCCACCTGGCTACAGCTACACAAGCCTACCATACTACACTGGCATGCCAGGTCTACCCAATACCTACCAGTATGGACCTGCTGTGTTCCCG GTGGCTCCTACCTCGTCAAAACAGCATGGTGTGAATGTTGGCGTCAATGCGTCAGCCACTCCATTCCAGCAGGCTAGTGGCTATGGTTCCCATGGATACAGCACTG GCTATGAGGATGTGGGCCAGGCTTCAGGGAGTGGGGATTTCTGTAAGGGCGGATACGGCACTGCCGTGGCTGCTGCCGCTTCTGCACAAAACAAGCCAGCCAACTCTGTCACCGGGCCTGGAGTCG GAGTCTCTGTGACATCAAGTAATACAGGGGTACCAGATATTTCAGGGTCTGTTTACACAAAGACACAG CAGTCATTTGAGAAGCAGGGTTTCCACGCTGGCACGCCGGCTGCTTCATTCAGTCTGCCCTCGGCTTTAGGAGGTGGAGGACCCATCAACCCCCCGGCTGCCGCAGGCTACGCGCCGGCCCCCTTCATGCACATCCTGGCACCACACCAACAACCCCATTCTCAAATTCTGCACCACCATCTGCAGCAGGACGGGCAG AGCGGCACTGGACAGCGCAACCAGAACGCTTCCATTCAGCAGAAGTCTCAAATCAACAAGTCGGCATACAACAGCTACAACTGGGGTGCAAACTAA
- the ubap2l gene encoding ubiquitin-associated protein 2-like isoform X5, whose protein sequence is MMTSMGGNRARGSWEQTQGQTQNQTQHKQRPQATAEQIRLAQMISDHNDADFEEKVKQLIDITGKDQDESMIALHDCNGDVNRAINVLLEGSPDTDSWEMVGKKKGVSGQKETSQAETGEEGKENREKGGEKDVARRRGGAPRKGRGASRGREFRGQENGLDGSKAGVAGKGAERGRRGRGRGRGTVGMAGRRGGRFSAQGMGQIDKGPRYDIAGGERTFNPADYAEPAQTEENYGGGSTWNNTGSMEPEESARLDYPAGEGTNYPPKFDSAPGAWRTATEEWGTEDWNEDLSETKIFTASSVASLPLPQENVTITKGQRIDLAVLLGKTPPSSSEAENPPMEATQPPSLSQSLVFSNSKQGPSLSQTSSSTPYTQHNMVSMLSKGFGDVGDQKGGSTGTTGSQFLEQYKTAQALAQLAAQHSQTGPPNTTPSSWDTSATSLGQYEMKTQPESVVHSPFMKRQPYQATTSTSSMLDVFLQDKGLPSSSSSSLPQQTSSSPHVVPPPASSLPKITAGTLGQQVSPSSSDAQGSSPLPLQQHKLKQQKKRTSITTKIPAMAVEMPGSTDISGLNLQFGALQFGSEPVLPEYESTPATTTQGNQVQNSLYTSPSSESTPGLSNSSQMDLYDQRAPQTRRYPPSVSSSPQKDMQAKNGFSSIQVTQSVEAAAGSAVSVKPASDSVTQASLSSMGTLTDSGAGPASLLNASNQTSLSALGHGEDLPPSTIPPPQHNNSHPSQQNSLGPSSVRTANSSLLHPSVDGDSSLHSYPSSVSAVPSSSVPSSSSVATAAQVSLGVPQASSVGSATVSAPSGLCAVSGLAMGLNAASMGAPPAAATSVSVSTTASTIPSSANSSRSSAASSGKAPPNLPPGVPPLLPNPYIMAPGLLHAYPPQVYGYDDLQMLQTRIPLDYYSIPFATPTTALTGREGNLANNPYSGDLSKFGRGDASSPAPATTLAQTQQNQTQTHHTTQQTFLNPALPPGYSYTSLPYYTGMPGLPNTYQYGPAVFPVAPTSSKQHGVNVGVNASATPFQQASGYGSHGYSTGVSVTSSNTGVPDISGSVYTKTQSFEKQGFHAGTPAASFSLPSALGGGGPINPPAAAGYAPAPFMHILAPHQQPHSQILHHHLQQDGQSGTGQRNQNASIQQKSQINKSAYNSYNWGAN, encoded by the exons atgatgACGTCCATGGGCGGGAACCGAGCCCGGGGCAGCTGGGAGCAGACACAGGGCCAGACACAGAACCAGACACAGCACAAGCAAAGGCCTCAG GCCACTGCAGAGCAAATCAGACTTGCGCAGATGATTTCAGACCACAATGATGCAGACTTTGAAGAGAAGGTCAAACAG CTGATCGACATTACAGGCAAAGACCAAGACGAGTCCATGATCGCACTGCATGATTGCAATGGGGATGTCAACAGAGCCATTAATGTGTTGCTGGAGGGTAGCCCAGACACT GACTCTTGGGAAATGGTGGGGAAGAAGAAAGGAGTGTCCGGCCAGAAGGAGACGAGCCAAGCGGAAACcggagaagaaggaaaagagaacagggagaaaggaggagagaaagatgtTGCACGTCGTCGAGGTGGAGCTCCACGCAAGGGCCGTGGAGCCAGCAGGGGTAGAGAGT ttcgAGGTCAGGAAAATGGTTTGGATGGCAGCAAGGCAGGAGTAGCAGGAAAAGGTGCAGAGCGAGGCCGGAGGggaagaggcagaggaagagggaCTGTGG GAATGGCAGGACGGCGAGGAGGCAGATTTTCAGCGCAGGGCATGGG CCAGATTGATAAGGGGCCCAGATATGATATTGCAGGAGGTGAGAG AACATTCAACCCTGCTGATTATGCAGAGCCAGCCCAGACAGAAGAAAACTATGGAGGGGGCAGCACCTGGAACAACACGGGAAGCATGGAGCCGGAGGAGTCGGCTA GGTTGGACTACCCTGCAGGAGAAGGAACAAATTACCCACCCAAGTTCGACTCTGCTCCTG GTGCCTGGAGGACTGCTACAGAGGAGTGGGGTACTGAAGACTGGAATGAAGAT CTTTCAGAGACTAAGATATTCACAGCTTCCAGTGTGGCATCCTTGCCTCTGCCTCAAGAGAATGTTACCATCACCAAAGGACAGAG GATTGACCTTGCCGTGCTCCTGGGAAAAACTCCCCCATCCTCCTCAGAGGCAGAAAATCCCCCAATGGAGGCCACCCAGCCTCCCTCTTTGTCTCAGTCACTGGTTTTTAGCAATTCCAAACAAGGGCCGTCACTCTCCCAAACGTCCTCCAGTACCCCCTACACCCAGCACAACATG GTCAGCATGCTGAGCAAGGGATTTGGGGATGTGGGAGACCAGAAAGGAGGAAGCACAGGGACCACTGGCTCTCAGTTTCTGGAGCAGTACAAAACAGCCCAGGCACTGGCCCAGCTGGCAGCCCAGCATTCCCAGACAGGACCTCCGAACACGACCCCTTCATCCTGGGACACCAGTGCCACCTCACTGGGACAATATG AAATGAAGACTCAGCCTGAGTCTGTGGTCCACTCGCCCTTTATGAAGCGGCAGCCTTATCAAGCCACCACCTCAACCTCATCCATGCTGGATGTGTTCCTGCAGGACAAAGGCTTGccttcttcctcatcttcttcaTTACCCCAACAAACATCATCCTCACCTCATGTGGTGCCTCCGCCTGCTTCATCCCTTCCAAAAATTACAGCAGGCACTCTAGGTCAACAAGTTTCTCCAAGTTCATCAGATGCACAGGGTTCAAGTCCattgcctttgcagcaacacaaacttaaacaacagaagaagaggaCGTCTATAACAACAAAG ATTCCAGCTATGGCAGTGGAGATGCCTGGCTCGACAGACATTTCAGGCCTCAATCTTCAGTTTGGAGCACTACAGTTTGGGTCAGAACCAGTTTTACCTGAGTATGAGTCCACCCCTGCCACCACAACGCAAGGCAACCAGGTTCAGAACAGTCTCTACACAAGCCCCAGCAG CGAGTCGACTCCGGGTCTATCCAACTCCAGCCAAATGGATCTGTACGACCAGAGAGCACCTCAGACACGGCGCTACCCTCCGTcagtctcctcctcccctcagaAGGATATGCAGGCCAAG AATGGCTTCAGTTCAATACAAGTTACGCAATCTGTGGAAG ctgcagcaggctCTGCAGTATCGGTCAAGCCCGCCTCTGATTCAGTCACGCAGGCATCTCTTTCCTCCATGGGCACTTTGACAGACAGTGGCGCAGGCCCTGCTTCCTTGTTGAATGCATCCAATCAAACATCTCTCAGCGCTCTGGGCCACGGTGAAGATTTGCCTCCAAGCACCATTCCTCCTCCCCAGCACAACAA CTCTCACCCATCACAACAGAACAGCCTTGGTCCATCTTCAGTCCGGACAGCCAACTCAAGCttactg CATCCCAGTGTAGACGGAGACTCAAGTCTCCACTCCTACCCTTCCTCCGTCTCAGCTGTGCCATCTTCATCAgtaccctcctcttcctcagtggCTACTGCTGCACAAGTGTCCCTAGGTGTGCCTCAGGCCTCCTCGGTGGGCTCTGCCACAGTTTCAGCCCCGTCTGGCCTCTGCGCCGTCAGCGGTCTGGCCATGGGCCTCAACGCTGCCTCCATGGGTGCTCCACCTGCAGCAGCCACCTCAGTTTCAGTCTCCACTACGGCTTCAACCATTCCTTCTTCAGCCAACTCCTCACGCAGCTCTGCAGCATCCTCAG GGAAAGCACCTCCAAACCTGCCACCTGGAGTGCCCCCTCTACTGCCCAACCCGTACATCATGGCCCCAGGATTACTGCACGCCTACCCT CCTCAGGTGTATGGTTATGATGACTTGCAGATGCTTCAGACAAGGATACCGCTG GATTATTACAGCATCCCCTTTGCAACTCCCACAACAGCATTGACTGGCAGAGAGGGGAATCTGGCGAACAACCCTTATTCTG GTGATTTATCAAAGTTTGGTCGAGGTGATGCATCATCGCCGGCTCCAGCCACCACATTAGCTCAGACtcaacagaaccagactcagacgCATCACACCACACAGCAGACTTTCCTCAACCCGGCGTTGCCACCTGGCTACAGCTACACAAGCCTACCATACTACACTGGCATGCCAGGTCTACCCAATACCTACCAGTATGGACCTGCTGTGTTCCCG GTGGCTCCTACCTCGTCAAAACAGCATGGTGTGAATGTTGGCGTCAATGCGTCAGCCACTCCATTCCAGCAGGCTAGTGGCTATGGTTCCCATGGATACAGCACTG GAGTCTCTGTGACATCAAGTAATACAGGGGTACCAGATATTTCAGGGTCTGTTTACACAAAGACACAG TCATTTGAGAAGCAGGGTTTCCACGCTGGCACGCCGGCTGCTTCATTCAGTCTGCCCTCGGCTTTAGGAGGTGGAGGACCCATCAACCCCCCGGCTGCCGCAGGCTACGCGCCGGCCCCCTTCATGCACATCCTGGCACCACACCAACAACCCCATTCTCAAATTCTGCACCACCATCTGCAGCAGGACGGGCAG AGCGGCACTGGACAGCGCAACCAGAACGCTTCCATTCAGCAGAAGTCTCAAATCAACAAGTCGGCATACAACAGCTACAACTGGGGTGCAAACTAA
- the ubap2l gene encoding ubiquitin-associated protein 2-like isoform X4, protein MMTSMGGNRARGSWEQTQGQTQNQTQHKQRPQATAEQIRLAQMISDHNDADFEEKVKQLIDITGKDQDESMIALHDCNGDVNRAINVLLEGSPDTDSWEMVGKKKGVSGQKETSQAETGEEGKENREKGGEKDVARRRGGAPRKGRGASRGREFRGQENGLDGSKAGVAGKGAERGRRGRGRGRGTVGMAGRRGGRFSAQGMGQIDKGPRYDIAGGERTFNPADYAEPAQTEENYGGGSTWNNTGSMEPEESARLDYPAGEGTNYPPKFDSAPGAWRTATEEWGTEDWNEDLSETKIFTASSVASLPLPQENVTITKGQRIDLAVLLGKTPPSSSEAENPPMEATQPPSLSQSLVFSNSKQGPSLSQTSSSTPYTQHNMVSMLSKGFGDVGDQKGGSTGTTGSQFLEQYKTAQALAQLAAQHSQTGPPNTTPSSWDTSATSLGQYEMKTQPESVVHSPFMKRQPYQATTSTSSMLDVFLQDKGLPSSSSSSLPQQTSSSPHVVPPPASSLPKITAGTLGQQVSPSSSDAQGSSPLPLQQHKLKQQKKRTSITTKIPAMAVEMPGSTDISGLNLQFGALQFGSEPVLPEYESTPATTTQGNQVQNSLYTSPSSESTPGLSNSSQMDLYDQRAPQTRRYPPSVSSSPQKDMQAKNGFSSIQVTQSVEAAAGSAVSVKPASDSVTQASLSSMGTLTDSGAGPASLLNASNQTSLSALGHGEDLPPSTIPPPQHNNSHPSQQNSLGPSSVRTANSSLLHPSVDGDSSLHSYPSSVSAVPSSSVPSSSSVATAAQVSLGVPQASSVGSATVSAPSGLCAVSGLAMGLNAASMGAPPAAATSVSVSTTASTIPSSANSSRSSAASSGKAPPNLPPGVPPLLPNPYIMAPGLLHAYPPQVYGYDDLQMLQTRIPLDYYSIPFATPTTALTGREGNLANNPYSGDLSKFGRGDASSPAPATTLAQTQQNQTQTHHTTQQTFLNPALPPGYSYTSLPYYTGMPGLPNTYQYGPAVFPVAPTSSKQHGVNVGVNASATPFQQASGYGSHGYSTGVSVTSSNTGVPDISGSVYTKTQQSFEKQGFHAGTPAASFSLPSALGGGGPINPPAAAGYAPAPFMHILAPHQQPHSQILHHHLQQDGQSGTGQRNQNASIQQKSQINKSAYNSYNWGAN, encoded by the exons atgatgACGTCCATGGGCGGGAACCGAGCCCGGGGCAGCTGGGAGCAGACACAGGGCCAGACACAGAACCAGACACAGCACAAGCAAAGGCCTCAG GCCACTGCAGAGCAAATCAGACTTGCGCAGATGATTTCAGACCACAATGATGCAGACTTTGAAGAGAAGGTCAAACAG CTGATCGACATTACAGGCAAAGACCAAGACGAGTCCATGATCGCACTGCATGATTGCAATGGGGATGTCAACAGAGCCATTAATGTGTTGCTGGAGGGTAGCCCAGACACT GACTCTTGGGAAATGGTGGGGAAGAAGAAAGGAGTGTCCGGCCAGAAGGAGACGAGCCAAGCGGAAACcggagaagaaggaaaagagaacagggagaaaggaggagagaaagatgtTGCACGTCGTCGAGGTGGAGCTCCACGCAAGGGCCGTGGAGCCAGCAGGGGTAGAGAGT ttcgAGGTCAGGAAAATGGTTTGGATGGCAGCAAGGCAGGAGTAGCAGGAAAAGGTGCAGAGCGAGGCCGGAGGggaagaggcagaggaagagggaCTGTGG GAATGGCAGGACGGCGAGGAGGCAGATTTTCAGCGCAGGGCATGGG CCAGATTGATAAGGGGCCCAGATATGATATTGCAGGAGGTGAGAG AACATTCAACCCTGCTGATTATGCAGAGCCAGCCCAGACAGAAGAAAACTATGGAGGGGGCAGCACCTGGAACAACACGGGAAGCATGGAGCCGGAGGAGTCGGCTA GGTTGGACTACCCTGCAGGAGAAGGAACAAATTACCCACCCAAGTTCGACTCTGCTCCTG GTGCCTGGAGGACTGCTACAGAGGAGTGGGGTACTGAAGACTGGAATGAAGAT CTTTCAGAGACTAAGATATTCACAGCTTCCAGTGTGGCATCCTTGCCTCTGCCTCAAGAGAATGTTACCATCACCAAAGGACAGAG GATTGACCTTGCCGTGCTCCTGGGAAAAACTCCCCCATCCTCCTCAGAGGCAGAAAATCCCCCAATGGAGGCCACCCAGCCTCCCTCTTTGTCTCAGTCACTGGTTTTTAGCAATTCCAAACAAGGGCCGTCACTCTCCCAAACGTCCTCCAGTACCCCCTACACCCAGCACAACATG GTCAGCATGCTGAGCAAGGGATTTGGGGATGTGGGAGACCAGAAAGGAGGAAGCACAGGGACCACTGGCTCTCAGTTTCTGGAGCAGTACAAAACAGCCCAGGCACTGGCCCAGCTGGCAGCCCAGCATTCCCAGACAGGACCTCCGAACACGACCCCTTCATCCTGGGACACCAGTGCCACCTCACTGGGACAATATG AAATGAAGACTCAGCCTGAGTCTGTGGTCCACTCGCCCTTTATGAAGCGGCAGCCTTATCAAGCCACCACCTCAACCTCATCCATGCTGGATGTGTTCCTGCAGGACAAAGGCTTGccttcttcctcatcttcttcaTTACCCCAACAAACATCATCCTCACCTCATGTGGTGCCTCCGCCTGCTTCATCCCTTCCAAAAATTACAGCAGGCACTCTAGGTCAACAAGTTTCTCCAAGTTCATCAGATGCACAGGGTTCAAGTCCattgcctttgcagcaacacaaacttaaacaacagaagaagaggaCGTCTATAACAACAAAG ATTCCAGCTATGGCAGTGGAGATGCCTGGCTCGACAGACATTTCAGGCCTCAATCTTCAGTTTGGAGCACTACAGTTTGGGTCAGAACCAGTTTTACCTGAGTATGAGTCCACCCCTGCCACCACAACGCAAGGCAACCAGGTTCAGAACAGTCTCTACACAAGCCCCAGCAG CGAGTCGACTCCGGGTCTATCCAACTCCAGCCAAATGGATCTGTACGACCAGAGAGCACCTCAGACACGGCGCTACCCTCCGTcagtctcctcctcccctcagaAGGATATGCAGGCCAAG AATGGCTTCAGTTCAATACAAGTTACGCAATCTGTGGAAG ctgcagcaggctCTGCAGTATCGGTCAAGCCCGCCTCTGATTCAGTCACGCAGGCATCTCTTTCCTCCATGGGCACTTTGACAGACAGTGGCGCAGGCCCTGCTTCCTTGTTGAATGCATCCAATCAAACATCTCTCAGCGCTCTGGGCCACGGTGAAGATTTGCCTCCAAGCACCATTCCTCCTCCCCAGCACAACAA CTCTCACCCATCACAACAGAACAGCCTTGGTCCATCTTCAGTCCGGACAGCCAACTCAAGCttactg CATCCCAGTGTAGACGGAGACTCAAGTCTCCACTCCTACCCTTCCTCCGTCTCAGCTGTGCCATCTTCATCAgtaccctcctcttcctcagtggCTACTGCTGCACAAGTGTCCCTAGGTGTGCCTCAGGCCTCCTCGGTGGGCTCTGCCACAGTTTCAGCCCCGTCTGGCCTCTGCGCCGTCAGCGGTCTGGCCATGGGCCTCAACGCTGCCTCCATGGGTGCTCCACCTGCAGCAGCCACCTCAGTTTCAGTCTCCACTACGGCTTCAACCATTCCTTCTTCAGCCAACTCCTCACGCAGCTCTGCAGCATCCTCAG GGAAAGCACCTCCAAACCTGCCACCTGGAGTGCCCCCTCTACTGCCCAACCCGTACATCATGGCCCCAGGATTACTGCACGCCTACCCT CCTCAGGTGTATGGTTATGATGACTTGCAGATGCTTCAGACAAGGATACCGCTG GATTATTACAGCATCCCCTTTGCAACTCCCACAACAGCATTGACTGGCAGAGAGGGGAATCTGGCGAACAACCCTTATTCTG GTGATTTATCAAAGTTTGGTCGAGGTGATGCATCATCGCCGGCTCCAGCCACCACATTAGCTCAGACtcaacagaaccagactcagacgCATCACACCACACAGCAGACTTTCCTCAACCCGGCGTTGCCACCTGGCTACAGCTACACAAGCCTACCATACTACACTGGCATGCCAGGTCTACCCAATACCTACCAGTATGGACCTGCTGTGTTCCCG GTGGCTCCTACCTCGTCAAAACAGCATGGTGTGAATGTTGGCGTCAATGCGTCAGCCACTCCATTCCAGCAGGCTAGTGGCTATGGTTCCCATGGATACAGCACTG GAGTCTCTGTGACATCAAGTAATACAGGGGTACCAGATATTTCAGGGTCTGTTTACACAAAGACACAG CAGTCATTTGAGAAGCAGGGTTTCCACGCTGGCACGCCGGCTGCTTCATTCAGTCTGCCCTCGGCTTTAGGAGGTGGAGGACCCATCAACCCCCCGGCTGCCGCAGGCTACGCGCCGGCCCCCTTCATGCACATCCTGGCACCACACCAACAACCCCATTCTCAAATTCTGCACCACCATCTGCAGCAGGACGGGCAG AGCGGCACTGGACAGCGCAACCAGAACGCTTCCATTCAGCAGAAGTCTCAAATCAACAAGTCGGCATACAACAGCTACAACTGGGGTGCAAACTAA